The sequence CAGACGGCAAGGCGATGCTGGCACGGCTGATCCAGGGGCGCTGGCTCACCGCCAATGGCGTGATCGCGCTGCTGCCCGCCAATACCGTGAATGACGACGACATCGAGATCTATACCGACGAATCGCGCACCGAAGTCGCCCTCACCTGGCGCAACCTGCGCCAGCAAAGCGTGCGTCCAGTGGTAAATGGCGTGCAGCGGCCCAATCGCTCGCTAGCGGATTTCATCGCGCCCAAGGCCTCCGGCGTGGCCGACTACATCGGTCTGTTTGCGGTGACGGCAGGCCTCGGTGTCGAAGTCAAAGAAAAGCAGTTCGAAAAAATTTACGACGACTACAGCTCGATCATGCTCAAAGCGCTCGCAGACCGTCTGGCAGAAGCCTTCGCCGAAGCGCTGCATGCGCGGGTGCGACGTGATCTGTGGGGCTATGCCAGCGATGAAACACTCGACAACGACGACCTGATCGCAGAGAAATACCGTGGCGTGCGCCCCGCTCCAGGTTATCCGGCATGCCCAGACCACCTTGTGAAGCAGGCGATGTTCGAGGTGCTGCAAGCCAATGAGATTGGCATGAGCGTGACCGAGTCACTGGCGATGCTGCCCGCAGCTAGCGTCTCAGGGTTTTATCTGGCGCACCCGGACAGCACGTATTTCTCTGTGGGCAAGATTGCCGCCGATCAGCTCGATGATTACGCCCAGCGGATGGGGCTATCGCAAGCCGATGCGCAGCGGGCACTCGCGCCGCAACTTTAAACCGCAGCGGTAAACCACCCGCCGCGCCGCGTCTTCGTTGACGCGACGCCAGACAACACAAAGCCCGCCTTCATTCAGGCGGGCTTTGTGTTTAATGCTGCCAGGTATCTGGCGTCTGACGCACTACGCAGTGGGTAACAACCGCGCTAGTCAAAGACCCCAGACGATATCCGCGTTTTCTTTTTGCGCTGCGCGCAGCATGTCGAGAAATGGAAAGGCACGTTGCGCGAGGCCCAGTGGAATTTCGTGGTGCTCGTGGCCCTCTTCGCCTTCATGAAAATGACCATCGCTTTCGGCCCGGTGCTGCTTGTCGGTGTTGATCGCGCTTTCGAGTTTGGCGATCGCGGCGGGCAGTTCGTCATGAGTAATCACACCGCGCTCACCCAGACGCTTGCCAATAATGCCAACCAGATACTGCGCCAGATTTTCCAGCATCATCACGTCCGGCGCGGCGTGGCATTTGAAAGTAATCAGCATGGTGGTTCCTTGTCCGTGGTTCGATGTTTGAGGTTCGATATGCACACGCCCGTCAAGCGCTGCAGCCCAGACTGACAGGCCACAGCCCTTGACGGGCAGGTCTTTGAATATATTAGCACCTGCTAAAATCCGGCTAGATGCGTCTCGCCTGTGCTGCAGTGCGCTTTCCTGTGGCAACACCAGGCGGCTGAAGCCGCCGGCACGGAACACCGCCTGCATGACAGCCAATGCTGCACAGCGTCACCCGCTTTAGATCCCCCTGTCGAACCTGAACCCGCACGGCGCGCTACGCACCCGCCGCGCCTCCGTTTCACCCAGACTGCCTCACTGGACTCACCACAAGCATGCTGCCCGCACACAAACATCTTCTCGAAACGCTGTTCTCCGACACTGTCAAACAAGTCGTCCAGGCGACGCAAGGCGAGCCCGGCGCACAGTTTGTCGCCCCCACGATCACGCTTGAGCGCCCCAAAGTCGCCGCCCATGGCGATATCGCCTGCAATGTTGCGATGCAGCTCGCCCGTCCCCTGCGTGCCAATCCGCGCCAGCTAGCCCAGCAAATCGTCGATGCCCTGCTAACGCAACCGCAGGCTGCTCAGCTCGTGCTGAGCGCGGAAATCGCCGGGCCGGGCTTTATCAACTTGCGGCTCGCACCTGCGGCAAAGCAAGCGGTGATCGCCGCAGTCTTTGCCGAACAAGCCCGCTTTGGCCACGTGACCCGCGAAGCCGGACGGCGGGTGCTGGTCGAATTCGTCTCAGCCAATCCCACCGGCCCCCTGCACGTCGGCCATGGCCGCCAGGCCGCGCTCGGCGATGCTCTCTCGAACGTGCTGGCGTCGCAAGGCTATGCGGTGCACCGCGAGTTTTATTACAACGATGCAGGCGTGCAGATTCAAACCCTGGCGCACTCTACCCAGGCCCGCGCACGCGGCCTCAAACCCGGTGACGCCGACTGGCCCGAAGCGGCCTACAACGGCGAGTACATCGCCGACATCGCGCGCGATTACCTGAACCGCGCGACCGTCGCAGCCAGCGACGGCGAGCCCGTCACCGGCGCGGGCGACGTCGACAACCTGGAAGCCATCCGCCGCTTCGCCGTCGCGTACCTGCGGCACGAGCAGGACA is a genomic window of Paraburkholderia bonniea containing:
- a CDS encoding DUF1840 domain-containing protein codes for the protein MLITFKCHAAPDVMMLENLAQYLVGIIGKRLGERGVITHDELPAAIAKLESAINTDKQHRAESDGHFHEGEEGHEHHEIPLGLAQRAFPFLDMLRAAQKENADIVWGL